AGTTACAGTTGTCGATGGTGATACCCCGGAATCTCTGGCTGAAAGGATTTTGGCTGTGGAACACAACCTCTACCCGAAGACCTTGGCGAAAATCAGCAGGGGGGAGATACAACTCTTTTAGAAAGCTAATGGATTTAACTTTCAACCTTCATATTCACACCGACTGCTCTGATGGAGCATATAGCCCCGAAGAGACCGTCGTCAAAGCTCATAAAATTGGATTAAAGACTATATCAATCACTGACCACGACAGCGTCGCCGGAGTTTTACCGGCTCAGAACAAGGCAAAAGAGGTTGGCGTTGAGGTCTTAAGCGGGTTGGAACTCAGCCTTGAAGTTGGAGACCTGGCTACATGCCATTTATTGGGTTACTTAATAGACGTAAACAACAATGTTCTGATAAGCGCTTTGAAAATGATATCCGACTCGAGGAAGGACAGAAATATAAAAATCCTGCGCAAACTTGAAGATTCCGGGTTTTACCTCGATTATGCAGAGTTGAAGGGCTACGCCGGGAAAGAAGAGAATATCGGAAGGCTTCATATAGCGTCTGCTCTCGCGGGAAAAGGTTTTGTTAAGAATCATCATGAAGCTTTCAGCAAGTTTTTAGCTAAAGGCAAAAAAGCCTATTTTGAAAGATACAGGCTTTCAATCGAGCAAGGTATAAACTTGATACACGATGCCGGAGGAATAGCGGTTCTCGCCCATCCTGGAGAAGGATATCCATCAAGAAATATTTACGATAAGATTTTTTTTGAACTGGTCGATAAAGGATTAGACGGCGTGGAAGTATTTTATCCCTCTCACACTCATGAGCAGCGTTTTTTTTTCGCCAGACAGGCAAAGGAATTCGGTCTGATTATGACAGCAGGCACTGATTACCATGGGATCCCGGGAAGAGATATGTTGAAATTAACCTTTGAAGTTGATTATAATGTTTTGGATGAACTCAAAAAAAGAGGAGGACTCTATGCTCATGCCTAATCTGAGAAAAACACTAGTCATGACAAAGACTTCCAAAATTGTCGGTTGGATTGATGAGAATTTCGTCAGGAGCATAGACA
The genomic region above belongs to candidate division WOR-3 bacterium and contains:
- a CDS encoding PHP domain-containing protein translates to MDLTFNLHIHTDCSDGAYSPEETVVKAHKIGLKTISITDHDSVAGVLPAQNKAKEVGVEVLSGLELSLEVGDLATCHLLGYLIDVNNNVLISALKMISDSRKDRNIKILRKLEDSGFYLDYAELKGYAGKEENIGRLHIASALAGKGFVKNHHEAFSKFLAKGKKAYFERYRLSIEQGINLIHDAGGIAVLAHPGEGYPSRNIYDKIFFELVDKGLDGVEVFYPSHTHEQRFFFARQAKEFGLIMTAGTDYHGIPGRDMLKLTFEVDYNVLDELKKRGGLYAHA